A portion of the Burkholderiales bacterium genome contains these proteins:
- the rpiA gene encoding ribose-5-phosphate isomerase RpiA translates to MTQDELKQAVARDAMAHVVDDAWIGVGSGSTANFFIDELAKVKGRIKGAVASSVKTAERLKAHGIPLDELNNVGPLPVYIDGADEVTEHGAMIKGGGGALTREKIVAAASRKFVCIVDSSKLVDVLGRFPLPVEVIPMARSYVARELVRLGGQPELRQGFTTDNGNVVIDVRGLSILDPVKLESDLNQLAGVVTVGLFARRGADTILVGGENGVRRIDLRR, encoded by the coding sequence ATGACCCAGGACGAACTGAAGCAGGCCGTCGCGCGCGACGCGATGGCGCACGTCGTCGACGACGCGTGGATCGGCGTCGGCTCCGGCTCGACCGCGAACTTCTTCATCGACGAACTCGCGAAGGTCAAGGGCCGCATCAAGGGTGCGGTCGCCTCGTCGGTGAAGACCGCCGAGCGGCTGAAGGCGCACGGCATCCCGCTCGACGAACTCAACAACGTCGGCCCGCTGCCGGTCTACATCGACGGCGCCGACGAGGTCACCGAACACGGCGCGATGATCAAGGGCGGCGGCGGCGCGCTCACCCGCGAGAAGATCGTCGCGGCCGCGTCGCGCAAGTTCGTCTGCATCGTCGATTCGAGCAAGCTCGTCGACGTGCTCGGGCGTTTCCCGCTGCCCGTCGAAGTGATCCCGATGGCGCGCAGCTACGTCGCGCGCGAACTCGTGCGTCTCGGCGGACAGCCGGAACTGCGGCAGGGATTCACCACCGACAACGGCAACGTGGTCATCGACGTGCGCGGCCTGTCGATCCTCGATCCGGTCAAACTCGAGTCCGACCTGAACCAGCTCGCGGGAGTCGTGACCGTGGGCCTCTTCGCACGGCGCGGCGCCGACACGATCCTCGTCGGCGGCGAGAACGGCGTGCGGCGGATCGACCTCAGGCGCTAG
- the maf gene encoding septum formation inhibitor Maf, protein MKPTAIWLASKSPRRGELLAQIGVAFEVLRMREAAGRAPDVLEVAHDGEPPLHYVERIARTKANAGWQSMLARGLEVRPVLGADTEVIVEGEVLGKPADERAAKAMLARLAGRTHDVVTAVAIRWQDDTHFALSSTRVTLAPLSRAAIAAYVASGDPFDKAGGYGIQGRAAAFVTRIEGSYSGVMGLPLAETASLLARAGFPVP, encoded by the coding sequence ATGAAGCCGACGGCGATCTGGCTCGCATCGAAGAGTCCGCGGCGGGGCGAACTGCTCGCGCAGATCGGCGTCGCGTTCGAGGTGCTGCGCATGCGCGAGGCGGCTGGGCGCGCGCCCGACGTGCTCGAGGTCGCGCACGACGGCGAGCCTCCGCTCCACTACGTCGAGCGCATCGCGCGCACCAAGGCGAACGCCGGCTGGCAGTCGATGCTCGCCCGCGGCCTCGAGGTCCGCCCGGTGCTCGGCGCCGACACCGAGGTGATCGTCGAGGGCGAAGTGCTCGGCAAGCCCGCCGACGAGCGCGCCGCGAAGGCGATGCTCGCGCGCCTCGCCGGACGGACACACGACGTCGTGACCGCCGTCGCGATCCGCTGGCAGGACGACACGCACTTCGCGCTGTCGAGCACGCGCGTCACGCTCGCTCCGCTCTCGCGCGCAGCCATCGCCGCCTACGTCGCGAGCGGCGATCCGTTCGACAAGGCGGGGGGCTACGGCATCCAGGGCCGGGCCGCCGCGTTCGTGACGCGCATCGAGGGCAGCTACTCGGGCGTCATGGGCCTGCCGCTCGCCGAGACCGCGTCTCTCCTCGCCAGGGCGGGATTTCCCGTACCATGA
- the nadD gene encoding nicotinate-nucleotide adenylyltransferase — MPRTATVADDDPAPIALLGGTFDPVHYGHLGLAQDARRALALPEVRMLPASDPPHRPRPGASAEDRLAMLELAIARRRGLVIDDRELKRQGKSYTVLTLEELRRENRHGPLVLILGADAFRGLPLWYRWQDLLSLAHIAVAARPRDPFDAALPEALVPLWSERLTTDRADLAASSAGRIFVVPTTARDISASAIRSALARGGEEADKVRALMPRAVWDYIATHRLYAA; from the coding sequence ATGCCGCGAACCGCCACGGTGGCCGACGACGACCCCGCGCCGATCGCGCTGCTCGGCGGCACGTTCGATCCGGTGCACTACGGCCACCTCGGCCTCGCGCAGGACGCGCGCCGGGCGCTCGCGCTGCCCGAAGTTCGCATGCTGCCCGCGAGCGATCCGCCGCACCGTCCGCGCCCGGGGGCTTCCGCCGAGGATCGCCTGGCGATGCTCGAGCTCGCGATCGCGCGGCGCCGGGGACTCGTCATCGACGACCGCGAACTCAAGCGCCAGGGCAAGAGCTACACCGTGCTGACGCTCGAGGAGTTGCGCCGCGAGAACCGCCACGGGCCACTGGTGCTGATCCTCGGCGCCGACGCGTTCCGCGGACTGCCGCTCTGGTATCGCTGGCAGGATCTCCTGTCGCTCGCGCACATCGCGGTCGCCGCGCGGCCGCGCGACCCGTTCGACGCCGCGCTGCCCGAGGCGCTCGTGCCGCTGTGGAGCGAACGGCTGACCACCGATCGCGCCGACCTCGCCGCATCGAGCGCCGGGCGGATCTTCGTCGTCCCGACCACCGCGCGCGACATCTCCGCCTCCGCGATCCGCTCCGCGCTCGCGCGCGGCGGCGAGGAAGCGGACAAGGTGCGCGCGTTGATGCCCCGCGCGGTTTGGGACTATATTGCAACCCATCGGCTCTACGCCGCCTGA
- the rlmH gene encoding 23S rRNA (pseudouridine(1915)-N(3))-methyltransferase RlmH — MRLAIVALGHRMPAWVAAGCGDYASRLPRDWPLDVVELKPEARDRGRSVAQMLAAEAKRLDAACAGATVVALDERGSAWSTREFAERLDGWRESTRSLAFVIGSADGLDAGFKRRAAARFALSALTLPHALVRVVLIEQVYRAVSLLAGHPYHRE; from the coding sequence ATGAGGCTCGCGATCGTCGCACTCGGCCATCGGATGCCCGCCTGGGTCGCGGCGGGCTGCGGCGACTACGCCTCGCGCCTGCCGCGTGACTGGCCGCTCGACGTCGTCGAGTTGAAGCCCGAGGCGCGCGACCGCGGACGCAGCGTCGCCCAGATGCTCGCGGCCGAAGCGAAACGGCTCGATGCGGCCTGCGCGGGCGCGACCGTCGTCGCGCTCGACGAACGGGGCTCCGCGTGGAGCACGCGCGAGTTCGCCGAGCGTCTGGACGGGTGGCGCGAGTCGACCCGCTCGCTCGCCTTCGTGATCGGCAGCGCCGACGGCCTGGACGCGGGATTCAAGCGCCGAGCCGCCGCACGATTCGCCCTCTCCGCGCTCACCCTGCCCCACGCGCTCGTGCGCGTCGTGCTCATCGAGCAGGTCTACCGCGCGGTGAGCCTCCTCGCCGGCCACCCCTACCACCGCGAATGA
- the rng gene encoding ribonuclease G yields MAHEILINVTPQETRVAMLEQGVVQELHVERASARGLVGNICLGRVARVLPGMQSAFVEIGLERAAFLHIADIWEHRQNGHGNAEKPIERILHEGQSLLVQVIKDPIGTKGARLSTQVSLAGRLLVYLPQDSHIGISQRIEDEGEREQLRGRLQHLLPEGTGGGFIIRTMAETASEREMAADIEYLTKLWRDLEARSSAQPAPALLYQDLNLAQRVLRDMATEETTRILVDSRETHQRMTAFAAQYTPALTERIEHYAGDRPLFDLAAIEEEIEKALARRVDLKSGGYLIIDQTEALTTIDVNTGGFVGGRSFDDTIFKTNLEAAQVIARQLRLRNLGGIIIIDFIDMENTDHRAAVLAELNRALERDRTRLTVNGFTQLGLVEMTRKRTRESLAHVLCEPCPTCKGRGALKTPQTVCYEILREILREAKQFNAREFRILAAQAVIDMFLDEESQSLAGLGDFIGKPISLQVESLYTQEQFDIVLI; encoded by the coding sequence ATGGCGCATGAAATCCTCATCAACGTAACGCCGCAGGAGACGCGCGTCGCGATGCTCGAGCAGGGCGTCGTGCAGGAGTTGCACGTCGAACGCGCGAGCGCGCGCGGGCTGGTCGGGAACATCTGCCTCGGCCGCGTCGCGCGGGTGCTGCCCGGCATGCAGAGCGCGTTCGTCGAGATCGGGCTCGAGCGCGCGGCGTTCCTGCACATCGCCGACATCTGGGAGCACCGCCAGAACGGGCACGGCAACGCCGAGAAGCCGATCGAGCGGATCCTGCACGAGGGCCAATCGCTGCTCGTGCAGGTGATCAAGGACCCGATCGGCACGAAGGGCGCCCGGCTGTCCACGCAGGTGAGCCTCGCGGGACGCCTGCTCGTGTACCTGCCGCAGGACTCGCACATCGGCATCTCGCAACGCATCGAGGACGAGGGCGAGCGCGAGCAACTGCGCGGGCGGTTGCAGCACCTGCTGCCCGAGGGCACCGGCGGCGGATTCATCATCCGGACGATGGCGGAGACCGCGAGCGAGCGCGAGATGGCCGCCGACATCGAGTACCTGACCAAGCTGTGGCGCGACCTCGAGGCGCGCTCCTCCGCGCAGCCCGCGCCGGCCCTCCTCTACCAGGACCTCAACCTCGCGCAGCGCGTGTTGCGCGACATGGCGACCGAGGAGACGACGCGCATCCTCGTCGACTCGCGCGAGACCCACCAGCGCATGACCGCCTTCGCGGCGCAGTACACGCCGGCGCTCACCGAGCGGATCGAGCACTACGCCGGCGACCGCCCGCTGTTCGACCTCGCGGCGATCGAGGAGGAGATCGAGAAGGCGCTCGCGCGGCGCGTCGATCTCAAGTCGGGCGGCTACCTGATCATCGACCAGACCGAGGCGCTCACCACGATCGACGTCAATACCGGCGGCTTCGTCGGCGGCCGCAGCTTCGACGACACCATCTTCAAGACCAACCTCGAGGCCGCGCAGGTGATCGCGCGCCAGCTCCGGCTCCGCAACCTCGGCGGCATCATCATCATCGACTTCATCGACATGGAGAACACCGACCACCGCGCCGCGGTGCTCGCCGAGCTGAACCGCGCGCTCGAGCGCGACCGCACCCGCCTCACGGTGAACGGCTTCACCCAGCTCGGCCTGGTCGAGATGACGCGCAAGCGCACGCGCGAGTCGCTCGCGCACGTGCTGTGCGAGCCCTGCCCGACCTGCAAGGGCCGCGGCGCGCTGAAGACGCCGCAGACCGTCTGCTACGAGATCCTGCGCGAGATCCTGCGCGAGGCGAAGCAGTTCAACGCGCGCGAGTTCCGCATCCTGGCCGCGCAGGCGGTCATCGACATGTTCCTCGACGAGGAGTCGCAGAGCCTCGCCGGCCTGGGCGACTTCATCGGCAAGCCGATCTCGCTGCAGGTCGAGTCGCTCTACACGCAGGAGCAGTTCGACATCGTCCTCATCTGA
- the lpdA gene encoding dihydrolipoyl dehydrogenase, which translates to MSQSVDVKVPDIGDFKDVPVIEVLVKPGDAVKPEDALVTLESDKATMDVPAPIAGTVRSIAVKVGDKVSEGSVIVVLDAAEAGKGEGGRAKGAAEAGKGEGGRGKGAAVSPPPVSPASISTASPAPSPTPPSPFSLPSSRPFQGQPDVECEMLVLGAGPGGYSAAFRAADLGMKTVIVERYATLGGVCLNVGCIPSKALLHVAAVVDETAALAKHGVTFGKPQVDLAKLKGWKNQVVGKLTGGLAGMAKARKVEVVRGVGQFLDPHHLEVELTEGVAQAKTGAKKVVRFAKAIIAVGSQVVRLPFIPDDPRILDSTSALELESVPKRLLVIGGGIIGLEMGTVYSTLGARLDVVEMMDGLMPGADRDLVRVFEKVNKPRFDRVMLKTKTVAVEARADAIYATFEGEGAPAGPQPYDKVLMSVGRAPNGRKIAAEKAGVAVSDRGFIPVDSQLRTNVPHIFAIGDVVGQPMLAHKAVHEGHVAAEAAAGHKAHFDARVIPSVAYTDPEIAWVGLTEDEAKAKGIAVTKGLFPWAASGRAIANGRDEGFTKLLFDAATHRIVGGGIVGTHAGDLIGEVALAIEMGADAVDIGRTIHPHPTLGESIGLAAEVAEGTCTDVPPARKK; encoded by the coding sequence ATGAGCCAGAGCGTCGACGTCAAGGTGCCGGACATCGGCGATTTCAAGGACGTTCCGGTCATCGAAGTGCTCGTCAAGCCGGGCGACGCGGTCAAGCCCGAGGACGCGCTCGTCACGCTCGAGAGCGACAAGGCGACGATGGACGTGCCCGCCCCGATCGCGGGCACGGTCAGGTCGATCGCGGTGAAGGTCGGCGACAAGGTGAGCGAGGGGTCGGTCATCGTCGTGCTCGATGCCGCGGAGGCGGGGAAGGGGGAAGGGGGAAGGGCGAAGGGTGCCGCAGAGGCAGGGAAGGGAGAAGGGGGAAGGGGGAAGGGTGCGGCGGTGTCTCCGCCGCCCGTTTCTCCTGCATCGATTTCAACTGCGTCGCCAGCGCCGTCGCCGACGCCCCCTTCCCCCTTCTCTCTTCCCTCTTCCCGGCCCTTCCAGGGCCAGCCGGACGTCGAATGCGAAATGCTCGTGCTCGGCGCCGGTCCCGGCGGCTACAGCGCGGCGTTCCGCGCGGCCGACCTCGGCATGAAGACGGTGATCGTCGAGCGCTACGCGACGCTCGGCGGCGTGTGCCTGAACGTCGGCTGCATCCCGTCGAAGGCGCTCCTGCACGTCGCGGCGGTCGTCGACGAGACCGCGGCGTTGGCGAAGCACGGCGTGACTTTCGGCAAGCCGCAGGTCGACCTCGCGAAACTCAAAGGCTGGAAGAACCAGGTCGTCGGCAAGCTGACCGGCGGGCTCGCGGGCATGGCGAAGGCGCGCAAGGTCGAGGTCGTGCGCGGCGTCGGCCAGTTCCTCGATCCGCACCATCTCGAAGTGGAACTCACCGAGGGCGTCGCGCAGGCGAAGACCGGCGCGAAGAAGGTGGTGCGCTTCGCGAAGGCGATCATCGCGGTAGGCTCGCAGGTCGTGCGTCTGCCGTTCATCCCGGACGATCCGCGCATCCTCGACTCGACCTCGGCGCTCGAACTGGAGAGCGTGCCCAAGCGCCTGCTCGTCATCGGCGGCGGCATCATCGGCCTCGAGATGGGCACCGTGTACTCGACGCTCGGCGCGCGGCTCGACGTGGTCGAGATGATGGACGGGCTCATGCCAGGCGCCGACCGCGATCTCGTGCGCGTGTTCGAGAAGGTGAACAAGCCGCGCTTCGACCGCGTCATGCTGAAGACGAAGACCGTCGCGGTCGAGGCCCGGGCGGACGCGATCTACGCGACCTTCGAGGGCGAAGGCGCGCCTGCCGGTCCGCAGCCCTACGACAAGGTGCTGATGAGCGTCGGGCGCGCGCCGAACGGCAGGAAGATCGCGGCGGAGAAGGCCGGCGTCGCGGTCTCCGACCGCGGCTTCATCCCGGTCGATTCGCAACTGCGCACCAACGTCCCCCACATCTTCGCGATCGGCGACGTCGTCGGCCAGCCGATGCTGGCGCACAAGGCGGTGCACGAAGGCCACGTCGCCGCGGAGGCCGCGGCCGGGCACAAGGCGCACTTCGACGCGCGCGTGATCCCGTCGGTCGCCTACACCGACCCCGAGATCGCGTGGGTGGGACTGACCGAGGACGAGGCGAAGGCGAAGGGCATCGCGGTCACGAAGGGACTGTTCCCGTGGGCCGCGTCGGGACGCGCGATCGCGAACGGGCGCGACGAGGGCTTCACCAAGCTCCTGTTCGACGCGGCGACGCATCGCATCGTCGGCGGCGGCATCGTCGGCACGCACGCCGGCGACCTGATCGGCGAGGTCGCGCTCGCGATCGAGATGGGCGCGGACGCGGTCGACATCGGCCGCACGATCCATCCGCACCCGACGCTCGGCGAGTCGATCGGGCTCGCGGCCGAGGTCGCCGAGGGCACCTGCACCGACGTGCCGCCGGCGCGGAAAAAGTAG
- a CDS encoding esterase, translated as MNLWPRIKQTLARWFGGGAPAPGHYVGGAAFAWRGWLASSPWVWPRRKWRMYVPAGASRFRAMPLVVLLHGCRQSPEDIAKGTRIEALADKLCAYVLMPRQHERANPYRCWNWFDPATIAGRGEAAIVLAAMRKAMRWRSLDASRTAAIGMSAGAALATILGVRHADRVRAVVSVAGLPCGAASQPIMALTVMKRGPDIDVAKLGLTAYDAAPPEGKRVALLAIHGRADDVVAARNSGAVVRQFLARNEIDVPKGSESSLPEPDHARRENPLLGHPFQVRDWEKDGSLVARLVEIDGLGHAWSGGDASLPFNVAGAPDATAMAGAFLGQVWSRTMGAAP; from the coding sequence ATGAACCTCTGGCCGCGCATCAAGCAAACGCTCGCCCGCTGGTTCGGCGGCGGCGCGCCTGCGCCCGGTCATTACGTCGGCGGCGCAGCTTTCGCGTGGAGGGGATGGCTCGCGTCGAGCCCGTGGGTGTGGCCGCGCCGCAAGTGGCGCATGTACGTGCCGGCCGGCGCGTCGCGCTTTCGCGCGATGCCGCTCGTGGTGCTGCTGCACGGCTGCAGGCAATCGCCCGAAGACATCGCGAAGGGCACGCGCATCGAGGCGCTCGCGGACAAGCTTTGCGCCTATGTGCTGATGCCGCGCCAGCACGAGCGCGCGAATCCGTACCGCTGCTGGAACTGGTTCGACCCGGCCACGATCGCGGGCCGGGGCGAGGCGGCCATCGTGCTCGCCGCGATGCGCAAGGCGATGCGCTGGCGGAGCCTGGACGCCTCGCGCACCGCCGCCATCGGAATGTCGGCCGGCGCGGCGCTCGCGACCATCCTCGGCGTCCGCCATGCCGACCGCGTGCGCGCCGTCGTGTCGGTGGCCGGGCTGCCCTGCGGCGCCGCGTCCCAGCCGATCATGGCGCTCACCGTCATGAAGCGCGGCCCGGACATCGACGTGGCGAAGCTCGGCCTCACCGCGTACGACGCCGCGCCGCCCGAAGGCAAGCGCGTGGCGCTCCTCGCCATCCATGGGCGCGCCGACGACGTCGTCGCGGCCCGGAACTCCGGCGCGGTCGTTCGCCAGTTCCTCGCGCGAAACGAGATCGACGTTCCGAAGGGCTCCGAGTCCTCGCTCCCCGAGCCCGACCACGCGCGGCGCGAGAATCCGCTGCTCGGCCATCCGTTCCAGGTGCGTGACTGGGAGAAGGACGGAAGCCTCGTCGCGCGGCTGGTCGAGATCGACGGCCTCGGCCACGCCTGGAGCGGCGGCGACGCGTCGCTGCCGTTCAACGTCGCGGGCGCTCCCGACGCCACCGCGATGGCCGGCGCGTTCCTCGGACAGGTGTGGTCGCGTACCATGGGGGCAGCGCCGTAA
- a CDS encoding MFS transporter, translated as MSAPATTDRRTLALLAVCQALLLTNASSLISMQGLVGYQIASTKALATLGASTYVIGSALATMPASLWMARVGRRTGFMAGALVNVLGCALAVLALYLANFTLFCIATAIIGVYNAIGLQYRFAAAEVSTPADRAKAISWVLAGGVAGGVIGPTSMRFAKDALDVPFAGSFIALAFYALVALAVQSFVRVPPPSHEERKGGGRPLAEIARQPVFIVAVLSAALGYGLMNLLMVATPLAMDFCGFEFSAAALVIQWHVVGMFLPGLLTGSLIKRFGVLSVISAGIVLMLMCVAVALSGTTFTHFVAALALLGVGWNFMYTGGTTLLTEAYTPSEKARVQGANDFTVFAIMGLSSFSSGALVSAAGWEMMNYSAIPVLFIVAVGVVWLARLRRETAAAA; from the coding sequence ATGTCCGCCCCCGCCACCACCGATCGCCGTACCCTCGCGCTCCTCGCGGTCTGCCAGGCGCTGCTCCTGACCAACGCCTCGTCGCTGATCTCGATGCAGGGGCTCGTCGGCTACCAGATCGCCTCGACCAAGGCGCTGGCGACGCTCGGCGCGTCGACCTACGTGATCGGATCCGCGCTCGCGACGATGCCGGCGTCGCTGTGGATGGCGCGGGTCGGCCGGCGCACCGGATTCATGGCCGGCGCGCTCGTCAACGTGCTCGGATGCGCGCTCGCCGTCCTCGCGCTCTACCTCGCGAACTTCACGCTGTTCTGCATCGCGACCGCGATCATCGGCGTCTACAACGCGATCGGTTTGCAGTACCGCTTCGCCGCCGCCGAGGTCTCCACGCCGGCCGACCGCGCCAAGGCGATCTCGTGGGTGCTCGCGGGCGGCGTCGCCGGCGGCGTGATCGGGCCGACGTCGATGCGCTTCGCGAAGGACGCGCTCGACGTGCCCTTCGCCGGTTCGTTCATCGCGCTCGCGTTCTACGCGCTGGTCGCGCTGGCCGTGCAGTCGTTCGTGCGCGTCCCGCCGCCGTCCCACGAGGAGCGGAAAGGCGGCGGCCGGCCGCTCGCGGAGATCGCGCGCCAGCCGGTGTTCATCGTGGCGGTCCTGTCGGCGGCGCTGGGCTACGGCCTCATGAACCTGCTGATGGTGGCGACGCCGCTCGCGATGGATTTCTGCGGCTTCGAGTTCTCGGCGGCCGCGCTCGTCATCCAGTGGCACGTCGTCGGGATGTTCCTGCCGGGACTCCTCACCGGCTCGCTGATCAAGCGCTTCGGCGTGCTCTCGGTGATCAGCGCCGGCATCGTGCTGATGCTCATGTGCGTCGCCGTCGCGCTCTCGGGGACGACGTTCACGCACTTCGTCGCGGCGCTCGCGCTGCTCGGCGTGGGCTGGAACTTCATGTACACCGGCGGCACGACGCTGCTGACCGAGGCCTACACGCCCTCCGAGAAGGCGCGCGTGCAGGGCGCGAACGACTTCACGGTGTTCGCGATCATGGGCCTGTCGTCGTTCTCCTCCGGCGCGCTGGTCTCGGCGGCCGGGTGGGAGATGATGAACTACTCGGCGATCCCGGTGCTCTTCATCGTCGCGGTGGGCGTCGTCTGGCTCGCCCGGCTGCGGCGCGAAACGGCGGCGGCCGCGTAG
- the rsfS gene encoding ribosome silencing factor, translated as MRPDKLAKTAVSALEDIKARDIVILDVRKLTSMTDTIVIASAESNRQVKALARHVREKLEAAGASIIGVEGEESAEWVLVDAGDIVVHVMQPAVRAYYNLEELWTARPLKRAKSARAA; from the coding sequence ATGCGACCCGACAAACTCGCGAAGACCGCAGTCTCCGCGCTCGAGGACATCAAGGCCCGCGACATCGTGATCCTCGACGTGCGCAAGCTCACCAGCATGACCGACACCATCGTGATCGCCAGCGCCGAGTCGAACCGGCAGGTCAAGGCGCTCGCCCGCCACGTGCGCGAGAAGCTCGAGGCGGCGGGCGCGTCGATCATCGGCGTCGAGGGCGAGGAATCCGCCGAGTGGGTGCTGGTCGACGCCGGCGACATCGTCGTGCATGTGATGCAGCCGGCGGTGCGCGCCTACTACAACCTCGAGGAACTCTGGACCGCGCGGCCCCTCAAGCGCGCGAAGTCCGCGCGGGCGGCGTGA
- a CDS encoding glutamate-5-semialdehyde dehydrogenase, giving the protein MTNLAVPGLGTFADVPAYMRGVGEAARAAARVLARADTAAKDRALAAMAGAIRRDAAKLVEANAADVAAARAAGQDAAFVDRLTLSAAGIEAMAKGLEEIVALPDPVGEISELRYRPTGIQVGMMRVPLGVIGIVYESRPNVTADAAGLCLKSGNATILRGGSEAIRSNAAIAACVHAGLRAAGLPEAAVQVVATTDRAAVGCLIADEEHVDVIVPRGGKSLTERIAREAKVPVIKHLDGVCHVYVDAAADVDMAVKIADNAKTQRYSPCNTMETLLVHASIAPRVLPALAAIYREKGVELRGCERSRALVPDMKPATEEDWRTEYLAPILAVRVVDSLDAAIEHIATYGSQHTDAIVTNDHAAAMRFLREVDSSSVMVNASTRFADGFEYGLGAEIGISTNKLHARGPVGLEGLTSRKWVVLGSGQIRT; this is encoded by the coding sequence ATGACCAACCTCGCCGTCCCCGGACTCGGCACCTTCGCCGACGTTCCCGCGTACATGCGCGGCGTCGGCGAGGCGGCGCGCGCAGCGGCGCGCGTGCTCGCGCGTGCCGACACCGCGGCTAAGGATCGCGCGCTCGCGGCGATGGCCGGGGCGATACGTCGCGACGCGGCGAAGCTCGTCGAAGCGAACGCTGCGGACGTCGCGGCCGCGCGCGCCGCCGGACAGGACGCGGCGTTCGTCGACCGGTTGACGCTCTCCGCCGCGGGCATCGAGGCGATGGCGAAGGGCCTCGAGGAGATCGTCGCGCTGCCCGATCCGGTCGGCGAGATCTCCGAGCTGCGCTACCGTCCGACCGGCATCCAGGTCGGGATGATGCGCGTGCCGCTCGGCGTGATCGGCATCGTCTACGAGTCGCGCCCCAACGTGACCGCCGACGCCGCGGGACTCTGCCTCAAATCCGGCAACGCGACGATCCTGCGCGGCGGTTCGGAAGCGATCCGCAGCAACGCCGCGATCGCCGCGTGCGTCCACGCGGGATTGCGCGCGGCCGGGCTCCCCGAGGCCGCCGTCCAGGTCGTCGCGACGACCGACCGCGCGGCGGTCGGCTGCCTCATCGCCGACGAGGAACACGTCGACGTGATCGTGCCGCGCGGCGGCAAGAGTCTCACCGAGCGGATCGCGCGCGAGGCGAAGGTGCCGGTGATCAAGCACCTCGACGGCGTGTGCCACGTGTACGTCGACGCGGCAGCCGACGTCGACATGGCCGTGAAGATCGCCGACAACGCGAAGACGCAGCGCTACTCGCCGTGCAACACGATGGAGACCCTCCTCGTGCACGCGTCGATCGCGCCGCGGGTGCTGCCCGCGCTCGCGGCGATCTACCGGGAGAAGGGTGTCGAGCTGCGCGGCTGCGAGCGCTCGCGCGCGCTCGTGCCCGACATGAAGCCCGCGACCGAGGAGGACTGGCGCACCGAGTACCTCGCGCCGATCCTCGCGGTGCGCGTCGTCGACTCGCTCGACGCCGCGATCGAGCACATCGCGACCTACGGCTCGCAGCACACCGACGCCATCGTCACGAACGACCACGCTGCGGCGATGCGCTTCCTGCGCGAAGTCGACTCGAGCTCGGTGATGGTGAACGCGTCGACGCGCTTCGCCGACGGCTTCGAGTACGGGCTGGGTGCCGAGATCGGCATCTCGACCAACAAGCTGCACGCGCGCGGTCCGGTGGGCCTCGAAGGGCTCACGTCGCGCAAGTGGGTCGTGCTCGGGTCGGGCCAGATTCGGACCTGA
- a CDS encoding DUF924 domain-containing protein translates to MDAAALASDIHAFWFGAPPHAARAEWFRKDPAFDARIRTRFGPAIDAALAGEFREWSATPRGALARILLLDQFTRNVFRDTPRAFAGDPLALELAGAAVDAGFDRELDRFERAFLYLPFEHSEDPSDQERSLELFGRLAAETGDRSPLEWAEKHAVIVRRFGRFPHRNAILGRASTPEEVAFLQQPGSGF, encoded by the coding sequence GTGGACGCCGCCGCCCTCGCCTCCGACATCCACGCGTTCTGGTTCGGCGCCCCGCCGCACGCCGCGCGCGCCGAATGGTTCCGCAAGGATCCCGCGTTCGACGCGCGCATCCGCACGCGCTTCGGGCCGGCGATCGACGCCGCGCTCGCCGGGGAATTTCGCGAATGGAGCGCGACGCCGCGCGGCGCGCTCGCGCGCATCCTGCTCCTCGACCAGTTCACGCGAAACGTGTTCCGCGATACGCCGCGCGCCTTCGCGGGCGATCCGCTCGCGCTCGAACTCGCGGGTGCGGCGGTCGATGCGGGATTCGACCGCGAACTCGACCGGTTCGAGCGCGCTTTCCTCTATCTGCCGTTCGAGCACAGCGAGGATCCCTCGGACCAGGAGCGCTCGCTCGAGCTCTTCGGGCGGCTCGCCGCCGAGACCGGCGATCGTTCGCCGCTCGAGTGGGCCGAGAAGCACGCGGTCATCGTCCGCCGCTTCGGACGCTTCCCCCACCGCAACGCGATCCTCGGGCGCGCCTCGACGCCGGAGGAAGTCGCGTTCCTGCAGCAACCGGGCTCAGGCTTCTGA